The following coding sequences lie in one Brevibacterium marinum genomic window:
- a CDS encoding GNAT family N-acetyltransferase, giving the protein MTQLAVPAVRDLTEIGDELGQWQSDDGPAQLHPGDLGWYSLRGAGATAGDLRVWRSGESTLAVGLLDGANLLRLAIHPSLLHDDSLAQDIQSAVEPSPSEVFAHGTAIVEARGATALCDRLVANGWSTDEPWTPLQRDLSRSVEDPGMTVVTAGIREAEEWASVHWSAFRGTPYTEDDTAKFIGRWRTMSTGPFSSRARSLLGYDDSGQPVAAATVWSAGPARPGLLEPVAVHRDHQGRGFGKAMAIAAAKNLQQMGASAASVAAETANTAAVATYSAAGFIAHAEVRDLRRGG; this is encoded by the coding sequence ATGACCCAGCTCGCGGTACCTGCGGTCCGAGACCTGACCGAGATCGGCGATGAGCTCGGTCAGTGGCAGTCCGACGATGGGCCGGCCCAACTTCACCCGGGGGACCTCGGCTGGTACTCGCTGCGAGGTGCAGGGGCAACGGCTGGTGACCTGAGAGTCTGGCGCTCAGGAGAGAGCACTCTCGCCGTTGGCTTGCTGGACGGTGCGAATCTGCTTCGCCTGGCCATTCACCCCTCGCTCCTCCACGACGATTCCCTCGCGCAAGACATCCAGTCGGCCGTTGAACCCTCGCCCAGCGAGGTCTTCGCACACGGCACGGCCATCGTCGAGGCCCGCGGTGCAACCGCACTCTGCGACCGCCTGGTTGCAAACGGGTGGTCCACCGATGAGCCTTGGACACCGCTGCAGCGCGACCTGAGCCGATCAGTTGAGGACCCAGGCATGACAGTGGTGACCGCTGGTATCCGCGAAGCCGAGGAATGGGCTTCCGTTCACTGGTCAGCATTCCGAGGCACGCCGTACACCGAGGACGACACGGCAAAGTTCATCGGCCGTTGGCGAACGATGTCGACCGGCCCGTTCTCCTCACGTGCACGGAGTCTGCTCGGATATGACGACTCCGGCCAGCCGGTCGCCGCGGCCACGGTCTGGTCGGCAGGTCCTGCACGCCCTGGGCTGCTCGAGCCGGTCGCGGTTCACCGCGACCACCAAGGTCGTGGATTCGGCAAGGCCATGGCCATCGCCGCCGCGAAGAACCTGCAGCAGATGGGAGCGTCAGCGGCTTCCGTCGCGGCCGAAACCGCGAACACTGCCGCAGTCGCTACCTATTCCGCGGCCGGCTTCATTGCCCACGCCGAGGTGAGGGACCTTCGCCGAGGCGGGTGA
- a CDS encoding M20/M25/M40 family metallo-hydrolase, which produces MSDFKALIECESFSQDADSLARSAQLVSRIGTGLLGAAPHIIETDSHPHVLWRFGTGPRRVVLIGHHDTVWPTGTLTDFPYSVAEGVVRGPGADDMKGGLLIALYAMARLRAQRGSLDGVSILMTGDEELGSPGSRQIIEDEARGAKAALVFESGAPDGSVKIARKGVAIYSLEVTGLAAHAGVEPEKGINATIEVANQVVGIAALHDPSVGTSVVPTVMHSGSTTNTVPARAVVGVDSRAASVMEQERIDGILSSLSPTVAGAKVDVRGGINRAPLEEKMAMGLYARAQRLTADLGHPPLRSVAVGGGSDGNFTAGVGTPTLDGLGTVGGGSHARTEHALQLWIPRRVELTSALVGELLAEDETVTADEALAED; this is translated from the coding sequence ATGAGTGATTTCAAGGCGCTCATCGAATGTGAGTCGTTCTCGCAGGACGCCGACTCTCTGGCGCGCAGTGCCCAGCTCGTCTCCCGCATCGGCACGGGCCTGCTGGGCGCGGCTCCACACATCATCGAGACCGATTCGCATCCTCATGTGCTGTGGCGCTTCGGCACGGGACCACGCAGGGTCGTGCTCATCGGGCATCACGACACCGTATGGCCGACCGGCACGCTCACGGACTTCCCCTATTCGGTGGCCGAGGGAGTCGTTCGCGGACCGGGAGCCGACGATATGAAGGGCGGTCTGCTCATCGCACTGTATGCGATGGCTCGCCTGCGGGCACAACGGGGCAGCCTCGACGGCGTCAGCATCCTCATGACCGGAGACGAAGAGCTCGGCTCCCCCGGTTCCCGGCAGATCATCGAAGACGAAGCCCGTGGTGCCAAGGCTGCGTTGGTCTTCGAAAGCGGTGCACCCGATGGATCGGTGAAGATCGCTCGCAAAGGTGTCGCCATCTACTCCCTCGAGGTCACCGGACTGGCCGCCCACGCGGGAGTCGAACCCGAGAAGGGCATCAACGCCACGATCGAGGTGGCCAATCAGGTCGTCGGGATCGCGGCGCTGCACGATCCGTCAGTCGGGACCTCGGTCGTGCCCACCGTCATGCACAGCGGCTCGACGACGAATACGGTACCCGCCAGAGCTGTAGTCGGTGTCGACTCCCGTGCCGCCTCGGTGATGGAACAGGAACGCATCGACGGGATCCTCAGCTCCCTGTCCCCCACTGTCGCCGGGGCGAAGGTCGACGTCAGAGGCGGGATCAATCGGGCACCTCTGGAAGAGAAGATGGCGATGGGTCTCTACGCCCGGGCGCAGCGCCTCACTGCCGACCTGGGCCACCCGCCGCTGCGGTCCGTGGCCGTCGGCGGCGGGTCGGACGGCAACTTCACCGCAGGCGTCGGCACACCGACCCTCGACGGTTTGGGCACCGTGGGCGGCGGCTCGCACGCCAGGACCGAACACGCTCTGCAGCTGTGGATCCCCCGCCGAGTCGAACTCACCTCGGCATTGGTCGGCGAGCTACTCGCCGAGGACGAGACAGTCACCGCAGACGAAGCGCTCGCCGAGGACTGA